CTTATAACGGCGGTTGTCAGCTTCTGGAAAATCAGAAACGCCGGTGTCGCTGGAGCCTCCACATTCTCCTTGAAATCGGAGCAACTTTCTTCAGCTAATTGCATTGACGTCCGGAACGTAAATGAGCCTAAACCGGTTGTCGAAACATCCGTACCCGAGTCAGCTATTCAGCCACCGCCGTCACCACCACCATCATCTGCAAGCCCAGCTACATTTTCATCTGTTTTTGAAGATGACGGAGTTACGAGAGGGAAGTTTGTAAAGTATTACGTAGATGAAAGAGAGAGTGATGATAACGGAGACGATGAGTTAACGGTGGTTGGAGAGTGGGGATATGGAAAC
The sequence above is a segment of the Hevea brasiliensis isolate MT/VB/25A 57/8 chromosome 11, ASM3005281v1, whole genome shotgun sequence genome. Coding sequences within it:
- the LOC110663805 gene encoding uncharacterized protein LOC110663805, whose product is MNVLDSPLEALAINYVSFGIFTVVNNLWTWVALITAVVSFWKIRNAGVAGASTFSLKSEQLSSANCIDVRNVNEPKPVVETSVPESAIQPPPSPPPSSASPATFSSVFEDDGVTRGKFVKYYVDERESDDNGDDELTVVGEWGYGNRGCGEWSESWERVLRMRTGDMGWYMYQDLTAINGNVVRLWDGIRRRRSQAVVYGNW